GCGACCCGCGCGGCCCTCGCGGCGGCCGGCGACACCACGCATCTCTTCTACGCCGCCCTGGCGCCTCAGCCGAACCTGGCCGAGGAAAACCGGGTCAACGGGGCGATGCTGCGCAATCTGCTCGACGGATTAGCGGCCGTGAATGCACCATTGCGGCGCGTCGTCCTGTATCAGGGCGCGAAGGTCTACGGAGTCCATCTCGGACCCGTGCCATCGCCCTTCTACGAGGACGAAAATCCGCGTCATATTGGCCCGAACTTCTACTTCACGCAGGAAGACGAGCTGCGGGCCCGTGCGACACGTGGCGGTTCGAGCTGGTCCATCCTGCGCCCGGACGTGGTGGTCGGCGACGCGGCCGGCAACGCCATGAACATCGCCATGGTGATCGGCGCCTACGCGGCCCTGTGCAGGGCGGAAGGCGCGGCCTTCCGCTTTCCCGGTCCGGCCCATGTCTACGAGGGTGTCTTCGCGCAGGTCACGGATGCCCATGCCTTGGCGCGGGCCAGCCTCTGGGCAGCGACCGCGGAATCCGCACGCGATCAGGCCTTCAACTTCGTGCACGAGCCCTTCCGCTGGCGGCGCCTCTGGGAGAAGCTCGCCGCCGCGCTGGATCTGCCCATCGGACCGCCGGTGCCGATGCGCCTGGCGGTCCATATGGCCGACAAGGCGCCGGTCTGGAATCGGCTCGTCGCCGAGCAGGGCCTGAGCGCCATGCCCTACGAGCGCGCCGTCGGTTGGGGCTTCGGCGACTTCGTGTTTCACAGCGCCTTCGATCTCGTCTCCGACATGGGCAAGATCAGGCGGGCCGGCTTCGGCGAGAGCGTGGACAGCGCCGCAGCCCTGCTGTTGGCGATCGGCCGCCTCCAGGCGGCGCGGGTTCTGCCGCGCTGACGCAACGTCGGCGGAAAACGGGACGGGTCATCGGCCCGCACCTTAATCGATGCAGTTGACCGACCCTGATCAAGGCGTGAAGCTCGCGTGAGCAATGCGCCTATTGTTTGAGCCGAACGCATCCTCGTGGCTCTTCGCGCGGAGAAGGCCAGAATGGCAGAGGGATCCGATATCGCGGCTCGCATGGTGCGGCTCGAGGCGGACAACACGCGGTTGCGCCGCCTGTTGGATGAGGCGGGCGCGCCGGACGGGCTCCGACACGGCCTGCGCGACACGATGGCGATGCTTCGGGCGGTTCTGCGCCTGTCGGCTGAGACTGCAGACAGCGTCGAGAACTACGCGACTCATCTCGAGGGTCGGCTCGACGCCATTGCGCGCGTCCGGGTCACCGCCGACACCTTCGGCGAGGTCAACCTGCACACCGTGATCTCGGATGAGCTGATGATCCACCTCATCCGCGAGGGCGAGCAGGCGGCGCTCGACGGGCCGGCGGTCCGGCTCAGGCCGAAGGCCGCGCAGCTGGTGGCGCTCGCGGTCCACGAGCTCTGCAGCAACGCGGTCGAGCATGGCGCCTTCGGCCTCGCGGAGGGCGGGGTCGAGGTCCGCTGGTCCGTCGACGGCGCGACACCCGCCGGGGAGCTGACGCTCGTATGGAAGGAGACGGGCGGCGCGGGGATCGGGCCGCCTGCACGGCAGGGCTTCGGGATGCAGGTCCTGACCGAGATGCTGAGCTATGAGTTGGGTGCCAAGGTCGATCTCGCCTTCGAAGCCGATGGCTTA
This window of the Methylobacterium tardum genome carries:
- a CDS encoding sensor histidine kinase — its product is MAEGSDIAARMVRLEADNTRLRRLLDEAGAPDGLRHGLRDTMAMLRAVLRLSAETADSVENYATHLEGRLDAIARVRVTADTFGEVNLHTVISDELMIHLIREGEQAALDGPAVRLRPKAAQLVALAVHELCSNAVEHGAFGLAEGGVEVRWSVDGATPAGELTLVWKETGGAGIGPPARQGFGMQVLTEMLSYELGAKVDLAFEADGLRCTVRFPLTPRVGHVVDETDFEENGEPG
- a CDS encoding SDR family oxidoreductase, coding for MTTENSGTALVAGANGIIGKALMEELSARSDWTARALSRHPHPAAGAIAADLTDAGATRAALAAAGDTTHLFYAALAPQPNLAEENRVNGAMLRNLLDGLAAVNAPLRRVVLYQGAKVYGVHLGPVPSPFYEDENPRHIGPNFYFTQEDELRARATRGGSSWSILRPDVVVGDAAGNAMNIAMVIGAYAALCRAEGAAFRFPGPAHVYEGVFAQVTDAHALARASLWAATAESARDQAFNFVHEPFRWRRLWEKLAAALDLPIGPPVPMRLAVHMADKAPVWNRLVAEQGLSAMPYERAVGWGFGDFVFHSAFDLVSDMGKIRRAGFGESVDSAAALLLAIGRLQAARVLPR